The following are encoded in a window of Penaeus vannamei isolate JL-2024 chromosome 17, ASM4276789v1, whole genome shotgun sequence genomic DNA:
- the dgt3 gene encoding HAUS augmin-like complex subunit 3 isoform X1, which yields MAAMDGERFVSHLQSLGVPGAERLVGSNFDWLFLTDEGSPLAAFLEWFSANVLPSDILTDEDLLEFEELKSRGEVLTGHQLEEMEACLSGLPTSFNSACEPDGQQDMLSQEERERLESQLEVLSMRKDQLSAHKMELREDAFRASKSVKAAEASLKSRQESILSTSRQLTHAHSELASTLNKLTDIFITFNKTTEDEAKFMSQLDFEKWCDEEAKFTNKLKTYIKRQFREGIGEIAGIGDTSEYCLLDVDHLDLHLVRGSGKAEYAQNVEELNRLNKLLRQTEEWRLEGLLLQARRRAEVEEANHLLAAIHRTQLPSSVPLLQQQGRDASESRMVLKLKREQQQQVLLSLISEVAQLESTRTICGNYQLKCQRQEYFLQKQKIVMDQLLAQVARHDWFNVALDLEHQKIKDILEVAGSINAIVSERDSRYQERMKRFEFLSKHHDETKALGQLPPALITLSQLLPLPTVPYSQEDQKEAPVSGKTLEKQVEMLLRALNSAREQMATARNPQFSVLNRMSMNCALLETGLFGSAGSLGALPLAWLDPAVVERYSNLDEKVWKFKQKLLKLICEHEEKKKILQIEPTVREDFMKWTKNLLKGSR from the exons ATG gcAGCGATGGATGGGGAGCGCTTTGTGTCACACCTACAGAGCCTGGGGGTGCCAGGAGCTGAGCGGCTGGTGGGCAGTAACTTTGACTGGCTCTTCCTGACCGATGAAGGCTCACCGCTTGCTGCCTTCCTGGAGTGGTTCTCGGCTAATGTTCTGCCCAGTGACATACTTACAGATGAAGACTTGCttga ATTTGAGGAGCTCAAGTCCCGTGGAGAGGTGTTGACAGGCCACCAACTGGAGGAAATGGAGGCCTGCCTGTCTGGCCTTCCAACTAGCTTCAATTCTGCATGTGAGCCAGATGGGCAGCAGGACATGCTCTCCCAAGAAGAACGTGAGAGGCTCGAGTCCCAACTAGAAGTCCTGTCAATGCGCAAGGATCAGCTGAG CGCACACAAGATGGAACTGCGGGAGGATGCCTTCAGAGCCAGCAAAAGTGTGAAAGCAGCTGAAGCATCCCTGAAGTCTCGGCAAGAGTCTATCCTCAGTACCAGTCGCCAGCTCACCCACGCTCACTCCGAACTGGCTTCTACGCTTAACAAACTTACTGATATTTTTATCACATTCAACAAAACA ACAGAAGATGAAGCCAAATTCATGTCTCAGCTAGACTTTGAAAAGTGGTGTGATGAGGAGGCTAAGTTTACTAATAAACTGAAGACCTATATCAAAAGACAATTCAGAGAG GGCATAGGAGAGATAGCAGGCATTGGCGACACCTCAGAGTACTGTCTCCTAGATGTGGATCACCTAGACCTCCACTTGGTCAGGGGCTCTGGGAAGGCAGAGTATGCACAGAATGTAGAAGAACTCAACAGGCTAAACAAGTT GCTCCGGCAGACAGAGGAATGGCGGCTTGAGGGTCTGCTGCTTCAGGCACGAAGGAGAGCAGAGGTGGAGGAAGCAAATCATCTCTTGGCTGCCATTCATAGGACTCAGCTACCTTCCTCTGTCCCACTCCTACA ACAGCAAGGTCGAGATGCCTCAGAGTCACGTATGGTGTTGAAACTaaagagagagcagcagcagcaagttCTTCTGTCCTTAATTAGCGAGGTAGCACAGCTGGAGAGCACCAGGACCATTTGCGGCAACTACCAACTCAAGTGTCAGCGTCAGGAGTACTTTTTGCAGAAACAGAAAATT GTGATGGATCAGCTGTTGGCTCAAGTGGCACGGCATGACTGGTTCAATGTGGCACTTGACTTGGAGCACCAAAAGATCAAAGACATCTTGGAGGTGGCTGGAAGCATCAATGCCATTGTGTCAGAGAGGGATTCCAGATACCAGGAAAGGATG AAACGTTTTGAATTCCTAAGTAAGCACCATGACGAGACAAAGGCACTGGGTCAGCTGCCACCTGCTTTGATCACTCTGTCGCAGCTGCTGCCCCTGCCTACAGTACCTTATTCCCAAGAGGACCAGAAGGAGGCCCCTGTTAGTGGCAAGACCCTGGAGAAGCAGGTAGAGATGCTGCTCAGAGCACTCAACAGTGCGAGGGAACAGATGGCTACAGCCAGAAACCCACAGTTCTCAGTGCTAAACAGAAT GTCAATGAACTGTGCATTGCTAGAAACAGGTCTATTTGGAAGTGCCGGGAGTCTGGGAGCTCTTCCTCTGGCCTGGCTTGATCCAGCCGTTGTGGAGAGGTACTCAAACCTCGACGAGAAGGTTTGGAAATTCAAGCAGAAACTGCTGAAACTCATCTGTgaacatgaagaaaagaaaaag aTTCTCCAAATTGAACCAACTGTGCGTGAAGACTTTATGAAGTGGACAAAGAATCTATTAAAAGGCTCAAGATGA
- the dgt3 gene encoding HAUS augmin-like complex subunit 3 isoform X2 yields MDGERFVSHLQSLGVPGAERLVGSNFDWLFLTDEGSPLAAFLEWFSANVLPSDILTDEDLLEFEELKSRGEVLTGHQLEEMEACLSGLPTSFNSACEPDGQQDMLSQEERERLESQLEVLSMRKDQLSAHKMELREDAFRASKSVKAAEASLKSRQESILSTSRQLTHAHSELASTLNKLTDIFITFNKTTEDEAKFMSQLDFEKWCDEEAKFTNKLKTYIKRQFREGIGEIAGIGDTSEYCLLDVDHLDLHLVRGSGKAEYAQNVEELNRLNKLLRQTEEWRLEGLLLQARRRAEVEEANHLLAAIHRTQLPSSVPLLQQQGRDASESRMVLKLKREQQQQVLLSLISEVAQLESTRTICGNYQLKCQRQEYFLQKQKIVMDQLLAQVARHDWFNVALDLEHQKIKDILEVAGSINAIVSERDSRYQERMKRFEFLSKHHDETKALGQLPPALITLSQLLPLPTVPYSQEDQKEAPVSGKTLEKQVEMLLRALNSAREQMATARNPQFSVLNRMSMNCALLETGLFGSAGSLGALPLAWLDPAVVERYSNLDEKVWKFKQKLLKLICEHEEKKKILQIEPTVREDFMKWTKNLLKGSR; encoded by the exons ATGGATGGGGAGCGCTTTGTGTCACACCTACAGAGCCTGGGGGTGCCAGGAGCTGAGCGGCTGGTGGGCAGTAACTTTGACTGGCTCTTCCTGACCGATGAAGGCTCACCGCTTGCTGCCTTCCTGGAGTGGTTCTCGGCTAATGTTCTGCCCAGTGACATACTTACAGATGAAGACTTGCttga ATTTGAGGAGCTCAAGTCCCGTGGAGAGGTGTTGACAGGCCACCAACTGGAGGAAATGGAGGCCTGCCTGTCTGGCCTTCCAACTAGCTTCAATTCTGCATGTGAGCCAGATGGGCAGCAGGACATGCTCTCCCAAGAAGAACGTGAGAGGCTCGAGTCCCAACTAGAAGTCCTGTCAATGCGCAAGGATCAGCTGAG CGCACACAAGATGGAACTGCGGGAGGATGCCTTCAGAGCCAGCAAAAGTGTGAAAGCAGCTGAAGCATCCCTGAAGTCTCGGCAAGAGTCTATCCTCAGTACCAGTCGCCAGCTCACCCACGCTCACTCCGAACTGGCTTCTACGCTTAACAAACTTACTGATATTTTTATCACATTCAACAAAACA ACAGAAGATGAAGCCAAATTCATGTCTCAGCTAGACTTTGAAAAGTGGTGTGATGAGGAGGCTAAGTTTACTAATAAACTGAAGACCTATATCAAAAGACAATTCAGAGAG GGCATAGGAGAGATAGCAGGCATTGGCGACACCTCAGAGTACTGTCTCCTAGATGTGGATCACCTAGACCTCCACTTGGTCAGGGGCTCTGGGAAGGCAGAGTATGCACAGAATGTAGAAGAACTCAACAGGCTAAACAAGTT GCTCCGGCAGACAGAGGAATGGCGGCTTGAGGGTCTGCTGCTTCAGGCACGAAGGAGAGCAGAGGTGGAGGAAGCAAATCATCTCTTGGCTGCCATTCATAGGACTCAGCTACCTTCCTCTGTCCCACTCCTACA ACAGCAAGGTCGAGATGCCTCAGAGTCACGTATGGTGTTGAAACTaaagagagagcagcagcagcaagttCTTCTGTCCTTAATTAGCGAGGTAGCACAGCTGGAGAGCACCAGGACCATTTGCGGCAACTACCAACTCAAGTGTCAGCGTCAGGAGTACTTTTTGCAGAAACAGAAAATT GTGATGGATCAGCTGTTGGCTCAAGTGGCACGGCATGACTGGTTCAATGTGGCACTTGACTTGGAGCACCAAAAGATCAAAGACATCTTGGAGGTGGCTGGAAGCATCAATGCCATTGTGTCAGAGAGGGATTCCAGATACCAGGAAAGGATG AAACGTTTTGAATTCCTAAGTAAGCACCATGACGAGACAAAGGCACTGGGTCAGCTGCCACCTGCTTTGATCACTCTGTCGCAGCTGCTGCCCCTGCCTACAGTACCTTATTCCCAAGAGGACCAGAAGGAGGCCCCTGTTAGTGGCAAGACCCTGGAGAAGCAGGTAGAGATGCTGCTCAGAGCACTCAACAGTGCGAGGGAACAGATGGCTACAGCCAGAAACCCACAGTTCTCAGTGCTAAACAGAAT GTCAATGAACTGTGCATTGCTAGAAACAGGTCTATTTGGAAGTGCCGGGAGTCTGGGAGCTCTTCCTCTGGCCTGGCTTGATCCAGCCGTTGTGGAGAGGTACTCAAACCTCGACGAGAAGGTTTGGAAATTCAAGCAGAAACTGCTGAAACTCATCTGTgaacatgaagaaaagaaaaag aTTCTCCAAATTGAACCAACTGTGCGTGAAGACTTTATGAAGTGGACAAAGAATCTATTAAAAGGCTCAAGATGA